Proteins co-encoded in one Malus domestica chromosome 09, GDT2T_hap1 genomic window:
- the LOC139188294 gene encoding uncharacterized protein: MTTQPGTNWTLLEDVALCTSWVQVTHDSITGNEMQLREMWSLIHTNYLEKMGGQRTKESMSSRWKLLSQSFSTWRDALAQASGNLRSGENLTDQELQAQAWYGAKTKSKNKTFTRFECWNIVKDCPKFRVVHVGPEVFMNSTPLHSTPEHASHDHDEDDEEVPETPPVEQASGSTRYPIRPQGKKASKRKGNASKNDYAKYMEDLARQGELNLAREMAKFEADKAREDAKAAAFERKFEADERERELLRQEREHRREERMAERDRDIMKEPLEGKSPDSKYFWKSEKADVVRRMRAREARARGDGPSTTREDYPSMTREDHPSTTNWLGDGYHPFTNP, translated from the exons atgactactcaaccaggtacgaattggacgcttcttgaagatgttgcgttgtgtactagttgggttcaagttactcatgattcgattacgggtaatgagatgcagttgcgagaaatgtggagtcttattcataccaattatcttgagaaaatgggtgggcaaagaactaaagaatcgatgtccagtcgttggaaattacttagtcaatcgtttagtacgtggagagacgccttggcacaagctagtggtaatcttcgaagtggggaaaatttaacggatcag gaacttcaagcacaagcttggtatggtgccaaaaccaaaagcaaaaacaaaacattcacccggtttgaatgttggaatattgtcaaagattgtcctaaatttagAGTTGTGCATGTCGGTCCAGAAGTTTTCATGAACAGCACCCCTCTACACTCTACACCTGAGCATGCCTCGCATGatcatgatgaagatgatgaagaagtgcctgaaacgccccccgttgaacaagcgtcggggtcgacccgttatccaattaggcctcaaggtaagaaggcttcaaagagaaaaggtaatgcttccaagaatgattatgcaaagtatatggaagatcttgcccgccaaggtgaattgaatttggcccgggaaatggctaaatttgaggctgataaggctagagaggatgcaaaagctgcagcttttgagagaaaatttgaagctgatgagagagaaagagaactacttcggcaagaaagggaacatagaagagaagaaagaatggctgaacgagatcgtgacattatgaaggagcctttagaagggaagtctccagactctaaatatttttggaagtcagAGAAAGCGGATGTGGTGCGAAGGatgcgtgcaagagaagcgagagcaagaggagatggtcctagcaccacAAGAGAAGATTATCCTAGCATgacaagagaagatcatcctagcaccacaaattggttaggtgATGGTTATCATCCATTCACAaacccataa